One Verrucomicrobiia bacterium genomic window, CCCAACCGTGCTCCGATGCGCCTGCGTGTTGAAGGAACCCGCCTTCTCAACGCGAGCGGCGAGCCTGTCTTGCTGCGCGGGGTAAACATCGCTTCGCTCGAATGGACAACCCAGGGCGAGCACATGGAGCAGGCCTTCGACCAGGCCATCCATGTGTGGAAAGCCAATATCATCCGCATGCCCCTGGCGCAGGACCGTTGGTTCGGCAAAACGAGCGGACAACAGGACGCTGGCGCCGGCTATCGCGCGCTGGTGGACAGGTTGGCCGAAGCCGCCGGAGCCGCCGGGACTTACATCGATCTCGATCTTCACTGGTCGGATTGCGGCGGGTGGGCCAATGAAGGCGCCAGGCTCTCTCAGCACTCCATGCCGGACGCGCATTCCATTCTCTTCTGGAAAGACGCCGCCACTCGCTACAAAAACCAGCAGAACGTCATCCTCGGCCTGTACAATGAGCCGCACGACATTAAATGGACAATTTGGCGCGACGGCGG contains:
- a CDS encoding glycoside hydrolase family 5 protein, whose protein sequence is MAPNRAPMRLRVEGTRLLNASGEPVLLRGVNIASLEWTTQGEHMEQAFDQAIHVWKANIIRMPLAQDRWFGKTSGQQDAGAGYRALVDRLAEAAGAAGTYIDLDLHWSDCGGWANEGARLSQHSMPDAHSILFWKDAATRYKNQQNVILGLYNEPHDIKWTIWRDGGTVTEKPSKKAAQQAPVVYQAVGMQTLYDTVRAAGAGNVVTASGNQWAYDLRGVLQGYAIAGTNIIYETHPYPWKKDWDKSFGDVSKQYAVFMGEWGGSSKDLEYARRLMDYAQTHHLNWTAWCFHPSCGPPLLKNWAFEPNDFGRFVKESLAKK